One Deinococcus gobiensis I-0 genomic window, GAGCGCCGCCTGATCGGCGCGCCATCCACTCCCATGAATGCAGATGACCAGGCGCCAGCCTTCGGGATGCTGCCAGGTCAGAGGATCGAGAGGAATGTAGCCCAGATGAACCAGCCGCTGCTGCTGCAGGGCTGTAGGCGTTTCGGGGAGAAGCTCGAGATGCAGTTCAGGAACATCCAAGTCGGCGAGAGCGGGCAGCAGGCCCGGCCCTCCTGGAGCTAGGTGGAAGACACCTTCTGGACCAGAGCGGTCAAGGAAGTCTCCAAGCGCGAGACGGAGAGCCTGAGACGCCTGATTTAGATCTGGCATCTCTAGAGCAAATCACAGGTGCGCAGTGACTCACATGGGCTATTCGGCGCATAGAGTCGTCCAGCAGGCACGGCTGGTAGGTCTGCCCTGCTTCGACAATGCCGTCGGCAGACAATGCAGGTCCTCTCCCGTCGTATATACTTATCCGTATCTACGGAGGGAGTATGGTCACTGTCAAGGTCTTCCAGAGTGGCAATTCACAAGCGGTCCGGCTTCCCAGGGAACTGCGGTTGGAGGTCAGCGAATTACAGGTCACCCGCCGGGGGGACGTTCTGATCCTGCGTCCCGTCGCTCTGGGGACGAGTCTCGTGGGCGCCTTCGACGCGCTGGCTCAGGTCGGGGACGACTTCCTGCCCGAGGGGCGCCAGCAGGGCAGCGAGCAGGAGCGTGAAGCGTTCTGAGCCTACGCTATCTCCTCGACACGAACATCTGCATCTTCATCATCAAGAACCGCCCAGCAGCCGTGAGGGCCCGCTTTCAGGTCCTCAAGCCTGGGGAGCTGGGGATCAGCGCCATTACCGAGGCGGAGTTGCTGCACGGAGCGTACAAGAGTCAGCGGGTCGAGCAAAACCTCGCGGCCGTACTGGACTTCTCAGCGCAGATGGAGATCGTACCCTTCGACTCGCAGATCACGGATACCTATGGGCAGCTGCGCGCGGGGCTCGAACAGCAGGGCACCCCGATCGGCCCACTGGATTTTCAGATCGCCGCGACTGCACTGGCATGTGGTTTACCGCTGGTCACGAACAACACCCGGGAGTTCAGGCGGGTTCCCGGTCTCCTGCTGGAAGACTGGACCCAGGTCTGAGCTGGGAGAGCAACTCCCTAGCCCTGGCCCAAGGCGTGGAGGCGGCGGACCTGCGTAGAGACCACGTCATTGTCGGTGACCTCGTGCGACCAGAGAGCGGTGAAGGCGACCTCGGCGTGCCGCGGCTCAGGCCTCTGTACCCCTTCGCTCTGCCAACGGATCAGGGGGTACTGGGCGTATCCAATTTGCCCTCGACATTTGAGAGGAAAAGCTGGGGCCTGTGGGGTTTGAATCCCAGCAACCTCAAGCTTAAGCCGTGGACGAGTTCTCCACGGGGATCCTGTGATGGATCGTCCATAGGGGTGCTGAAGGTTGCCTGGGATGCATCTTCTATTCACCATACCCGCATTTCGCACGCGCCGCGATGTCAGGTTTTGACAAGTTTTAGCCCGGGTGTTCCTTCCCTTTAGCACGCTCCGGAACACCAAACATCGCTGGCCTGCCCTCCAGCATCCAAAAGCACCTCAACCTGATCCGTGATGGCAGAGGACACGTGCTTCTCTCCTCTTTTTTTAGCTGTCTGTTCTGTCTGTTCTGCCCGACCTCCGCACCGTAGTTTGTGCGTCTGAGCGCCGGAAATCAGACCTGACATTTCCACTTTCTCACGTAGCTCTGGACCTCTCCGAAAATCCGAAAATACCCCCTTCTCCTCCCTTTTTTAAGTGTCAGTTCTGTCAGTTCTGTGCCGCGATGACTCCCTCTGGAATGGACCTGAACGCCATACCGAAGGTGACAAAAACAGCGGAAAGTTCATGCCGCTTTTGTCACCCGCCCGGACCGGTCCAGCCCCTCTGGGTGAGGAGATTTCGCAACGCGCATGCTTTCCGCTTCCTCGCCCCTGAGCAGGCCTATGACGCTCAGGCTTGCTTCGGGAGACGACCGATTCAGACCACTCCGAGGGAGGGGTCCTGGAACCCGAAAAGACGCGACCGTTGGCGACCGCTGAGCGGCCGTCCAGAGGTCATTTTCTACGTCATAGAGGAAAGATTTAATTGTACTTGAACTGTCGTTTCCCGACACTCAGGGGAGGCATCCATCCGGCCTTCGACCTGAGGTTTCTCTATCAGTTCCATGGCGAGGGATGATCGCTCATAGACCCCCCAGGACCGCAGCTCCCCGAAAGAGGAAAGGCCCCGTCCCTGGCCGCTCCTTGTCTCTTTGGGGAAGGTGAGGCTAGAGGTTCATGGCCCGGAGCAGCTCTGCCCGATGAGGCTTCAGCAACTCCTCGAACAGGTGCACCAGGTCGCCACTCAGCCCGGGCTTGCGCTCGAGCGACTGAAGGTCTCGACGGTACCGGTACAGCACCTCTGGTGTCTTCGGCGTCGGCCACGTCCGCAGGGTCGCCAGCGTTACCCGGCTCCCCTCCGCTTCCGGCTTCACCAGCACCTTGAGAGACAAGGGCGAGGTCAGGATCGTCCGCTCGCCGTACAGCAGTTGCACGGGTTCCACCTTCGTGTAGAAGATGTCCCCCCCGGCCTTCTTGCTCGGGGCTTGGTTGCGCCCTCGCGTGCTGTGCGTGAACGTCAACTGTCCCTCTCCCAGCGGTGTCCGGTTGTCCGCCAGGATCGCTAGGCACAGCCGGTTCGCCACATGGCGCCTGTACTGTTCCTGCGCCGCACGCCGGATCGCCACCTTGAGTTGGATCTCCGGCACTGGACGGGCATTGGTACCTGTGCTCATGCCTCTTCCTTCCAACCCTTGCCACTGCGCTTGACCACTGACGAAGGTCATGAAGGGATAGGCCGCCTGCACCTCGCGCCACTTCACCTTGAACTCGGCCGTCTCCACGCCCTTCACGTCCCGCGTATCCACCCGCCCGTCCGCCCAGAAGCACAGGAAGTCCGCGACGTACCGCGTGCCCCCGGGCAGGTAGAACACCGGCTGCCGCATCACGCCCACGAGCTGCTGTGCCCGGAGGGCCAGCTGCAGCACGTCGTGATAGTCCGCCTCGACCTTGCTGTCGAACGAGACGCCGGCGCGCTCCGTCCGGACTGACCCGAACTTGTGCGTGGCCTTGCGACCCGGCTGGAAGCGGGTCACGCCTCCACCCAGAACTCGGCCTGGCGTCCCCGACCACCGGTCTCGATCCTCACCACACCGCGCCGGGCCAGGTGATGCGCGAAAGCACTCGCCAGCTGAAGGGGCAATCCACACTCGTCGGCAATCTCTATCGCGAGGAGGCGAACCCCCGGGAACTCGGCGATGACGTCGTAGACCTCACGTGATTGGGTCCCGGGCTGGGGCAATGCGGGGGGCCGGGGGGTGCTGGGGTCCAACCGCCGACGTGCAATGAAAGTCTCGCCTGCCGGTGTCAGGGCGAAGAAGGCTTTGCTGGCAATACGCTCTGCGGGCGTAGCGGGGCGGACTAAGCCTTCCAGGAGGTGGGCGCGCAGGTGACTCCTGATGCGCTGCCCAGTATTGGTGAGCGGCTCCCCTGTGGGGGTGTGGGTGTCGCCACAGACCCAGCAGGTCCAAGGCACAGGGGGATTCAGCGCAGGCCGGGCCACGGAGGGACGGGGAATATGGGGCTTCAAGCGCATGGACAGGACCTCAGAGAGACAATCAGGGGCACTCCAGAGCCAGACGACACGCATCCAACTCGCCAAGACTTGGACCACGGCGTGCAGCACTGTATGGAGCCCACTGCTTCGCGGACTCTACGAAGGCCTTGTCGATCGGTCAGGACAGTGCTCAAACCGTCCTGTTGATTGAGCATGGCCCTTCGATATACAGCGAGCGCCTGCCCCAGTGGGGTACGGCCACGCCGACTCATCCACTGTCCCACGAGGATCATGTCCGTCGACGGATATGGATGACCCCTCTTCGTAGGGCCCAATGCACGTACACGGCCCAGCAGTGTGCCCGCGCCAGGGCTTCGGGGTACAACTTGCGTGACAGGGCGCACAGGTTCACGACCCCGCCCAAGCAACAGACAGTACAAAAGGCAACATCCTGAAATGCTGTCAAGTCTTTTCAAACCGCGTGAGCTTTAGGGCCTAGTACATCGGGGGGGATTCAATCCGCCGCTTGACTTCTCCGCGATCGCCACCGCGCAACTACCTTCGTCACCGTCTCCCGGCTCGTGCCCAGCAGCGACGCGATGGTGTAGTGCGAACACTCGTTCGGATTCGTCCAAGCCGTCAGGTAGTCCATCCGATCGATCATCTCCCCCCGGCTCTGGAGCCGCTGCACCTGAATCAGCGCCACGGCCACCTCAATGTCCCGCGTACTCGGCGCACAGAACGCCCACTGAGCCTCTGGCGTCAACCGCGTCTCCACAGCCGCCAGCCATTCCCGCAGATCCGTCGGCAAGGCCTGCACCCCAGGCCACACGAGTCCTGCAGGCCACGCCAAGCTGTGCTCTAGCCCCACGATCGCCACCAGTCCCGCCTCCACCCGGAAGGCCTTCTCCGGATCCGGCCCGTAGATCGTCCGGTTATACGACACGTAGCTCACGCTTGCACCTGCTCGAAGTCCCGCTGGATCTCGTAGAAGAACAGCTTGACGCCGTTGCTCAGCTCACGCTTGTTCCCCAGCACGGCCCGCACGGTCACGAGTTCACCGATCTGGCCACCTTTCCCGGCCTTGCGCCGCCAGCTGGTCCCGGTGGGCACGAACAGCGTGGGACCCTCCGGCGCCAGAACCGGGGCGGCCACAGGCAGAGGGGCGTCGCTGGGCTTGAGGGTACACAGCTGGGCAGCCACCGTTCGGTCGATGTTCCGGCCATTGCCGTCATCGAACTGGATCTTGTAGCGCACGGCGTTGACCTCCTGCACGACGCCCAGGGTCAGGACGCCCACCTGGTCGGCCACCGTGCAGCGCTGCCCGGGCTGCAGTTGCGGATCCGCGTTCACGGCGGCCGCCGAGATCCGCTTCTCGACCCGCACCGCGCCGATCAGACGGTCGAGTCCGCGGACGGCCAACGTGAGCATGTTCCCGCCCGTTGCTTTCGCCTCCTGCTGCGCCAGCACCCGCACCAACTGGACCTCTCCGAGCTTCAGCTTCAGCCAGGCCTCACGAGAGAGCCCACCTGTCCGCGTGAGTTCTTTGGTCAGTTGCACCAGGTTCTTCCCACCGACCAGCGACTTGAGCTCCTGGTACGCCGCTCCATCCACAGGCTCCACAGGACGCGCCGCAAGCTCCTGAGCATTCACGGGGCGGATGGAGTCCACCCCGGCCCTTCCTGCCCCGTCTCCGGCGCCGCGCGCCCCCTGCACTGCCTCGGCCCCGGCCCCGGCCGCGCCGCCCGGAACATTTTCAAGGGACGTGGCCTGTTCGTTCATGCCACCACGTGGCTCAGCAAAGTCCTGTGAATCCACCAAGAGGTCCTGCTCCACCGCGTGAGCGGTGCCGTCAGGCTGGGAGGCCTCGACCTGGGGGACGATCACCAGCGAGGCCAGAGCAGCTCCGAAGATGGACGAGTTCCGCAGGCCTTCAGGGGTTGGGGTTGAATTTAAATTTTTTGAGGAGGAGTGCGCGGCCGTGTCGGGTTCGGCCACCGACGCACTCGACGAGCCTTCCTCGCCTGGGTTACTAGTAACGTCTATTACTCCTCTTCCTTCAATGGATCTCCTTAAGGGATCTCCTTCGTGCCCCTTCGTTTCGGGGGGGTGGTGCCCCTTCGTTTCGGGGGGGTACCCCACCCTTCGTTTCGGGGGGGTCGCCTCTTCAACCCCACCCTTCGTTTCGGGGGGGTCGGTGGACTCCAAGCTAGCCCCGGCTGCCGCCTTCCGAGCTTTCCGGTCAGCACGCTTGGCCGCGCCCGCTTGCGCCTGCTGAGCGTGCAGCGCCTCCACAATTTGGGGCTTGACCCACTTACTGGCTGGAGTCAGGGTGTACAGCGTCGTCTTGCCCTTACGCTCGTGCGCCTCCAGCATCTTGAAAGTCAGCAGGTTCTTCAGCACGACGCCCACGGTGTCTTCATGCATCCGGCAGGCCTTCGCGATACTGGCCCGGCTCGGGTAGGCAGCTCCACTGCTGGCCCGGCGTGCCAAGTGGGCATACGCCCGAAATTCTTCGGGTGTCAGAGGGTAATCATCCAGAGCGCTGTGTACGAACAGCACGTTCATTTCGCTGGTGTTGATGGAGAGATTTGTCGTGAGGCGCTTCGTCGCGTTCATGAGCGTGCTCCGGCGCGCCCCTGGGGTACACGAACCCCGCCCGGTTTCTTGACCGGGCACACGCAGCCGCGTACACTGCGCGCAAGGCGAAGGCCTCCGCTTCCCCAAGCGGTGACACAATTCGAATGGTTACGGGTTTTTACCAGCCCCCAGACGCGGTTTCTCAGACCAACTCTGGGGGTTTCCCGTTGGCCGGATTCACGTCGGCCTGCGGAGTGCTTTGGAGCATAGCAGTCCCGGTGACGTTTCGTGCTGGAGGTGGGGGCAGGGGACGCGATCGGGGTCATGTCCGGATGGTGGCTGTCGTTGGGGTGGCGCGTACGAAGTGGCATGGCGTTTGGCACGAGCGGATGGTGCGTGTACTTGGGGTGACCTCTATCGCGAGCCATGCCTAACGGTGCTTGTCGTTGGGGTGGCGTCCAGCGCTTGGGGTGGCGTCTCTGATCTGCTGACCCCTGTTTTTGCCCACCAGGACGTCTCTTCCGATTTATGAGCATTTGGGGTGACCTCTCATGCAACGCCGTATCTCCCCCCGTTGGGGGTATGGCTTGCGCTGCCTGAAAAGGCCGAGGCGAGGGCCGAACGAGTGGAGTCAAGCCTCCTTCCACGCGCTCTGCGGACACGTCTTGTCCAGCGTGGGCAGGCAGAGCTGGGAGGTCAAGGCGCACCACTTGACACGTGCACTTGGGGTGACCTGGGGGCAGAAGCACTGCGTCTGTCTGCATGTCGTTGGGGTGGCGTCTTATATAGCCACCTGATTCACGCGGCACCAGAGCTCAATATCCAGGTCATCGAGGACCTGTTCGCCGAGCGCCGTGAGGACATAGCGCCAGGCGCGGCCGACGCGTTCGGCAGCGCGGAGGAGACCGGCGCGGCAGAGTTTGGTGGTCGCCTTGCGGACGGCATTGGCCGAGGCCTGCAGGCCGTGGCGTTGCCGGACACGCCCTGCCAGCTCCGCCCGCGACTGGGGCGCCGCACAGGCCATGCGCAGCACCAGGTGCGGCAGCTCACCCACCCGGTGCACTGGCAGGGCGAGATTCATCGGCGTTCCCTCCAGGAGCCGGGCGCGCCACCGTCGACACAGGGCAGCCACCAGCGGATGGCCGTCTCGCCGGGGTGCAGCAGCTCGTCTTCAGGGGTCTGGCAGGCGTACTCGCCGATGCACCACGACTCGCCGCCCTCGTGCCGGCGCCAGCGCTTGCCGATCGTCACGCCGGTCGGAAGAGAGAAGGTGTACTCCAGCAGGTCCGTCATCTCCTGATGCGTGAGGTTCAGCACGGGCCGCTCGGTGCCCCAGGGGTCAAGAGTAGTGCGGGTCATTGCAGGCCCTCCTGCCAGGCCTTGAGGGCGAGGCTGCCGGCACGTTGGCGGCTGTAGTAGATGTCCTGACCAGCGACGTGCACGCGCAGGTGCCCAGCGGCGACCTGTTCGTCGATCACTGCTGCAGCACGGACGGGGGGCATATGCCGCCCCTGCTTGCGGATGCGGTCGACCAGCTGGTAGAGGGTCCCCCCACGGTGGGCCGCCCGCACCACGGCCGCGGCATCGGCATCCAGCCGGGCGGTCATGCGGCACCCGCCAGCTGCTCGAGCACCTGACGCTCCACGTCGGCTGGGAGGTCCTGGATGCTCAGGCTGCCCTTGAGCGGCACCGGCTTGGGCAGCACGCGTACGTTGTCCAGCACCAGGGCGACGGACCCGAAGTACCAGGCCTCCTGGCCGGTCGGGCAGGGGTCGCCGGGCATCAGCAGCCCCGTTACCCGAACGACGAGCGTCACCGCGCCCTGCACCACGTCGGTCTTCTTAAAGGTCCGGCCGGTGAGGCGCTTGAGGTAGGCCACGCCGTCGGGGTCGTGGGTCTGACTGCTCTGGATGGCCAGGTCGTGGCCGACGAGTTTGCGGGCCTGGGTGAGGCGGCCGGGCAGGCGGGCCCAGCGGCCGCGGTTCTCGACCCTCTTGCCGAATCTTGCTATGGCGGTAGGCCAGGGGGTGGAGACGGACAGGAACTTCACGACCCGGCCTCCATGCTTTCCAGGTACTGGGCGTGACGCTCAGAGGCCGCGCTCTGTCCATCAGCTCGGGCGTGAGCCTGTTCATAGCTGGAGCTATAGCCCACGTAGTCGTCATAGGCATCAAGGGTCAGGCAGGTCATGCAGCCGAGGGCGGCGGGCGTCACGAGGCACGCTCTTGGATCAGCACATGTTGCTGGGCACGGACCAGGCAGGCCCGGCCACCCGCGGCTGCGGCCTGGACCTGCTGGAGCTGCCGGCGTCTGTCCCAGGTCTCCGGAGTCCTGATCGGCTGGGTGTTGTAGCCCGTGACCGGGTCGAAGGCGCGCAACTGTTGGGCCCACTGGGCTTCGAGGCGGCGGAGTTCGCCCAGGTCGCCCGTGCGCTGGAGGACGTGGAAGGAGAAGGCATCGGGGCCGTAGGTCTTGAGGTCGGCGCGCAGGGCCTTGTTGCTCCAGTTGCCGCCCTGCCTGGCGCGCTCGTGCTCCTGCTGGCGCCGGCGGAGGTTGTCGGAGGCACCGACGTAGAGGCGGGATGTTGGGGTGACTGGATATATACCTGTCACTTCGCCCCCTGTAACGCTCTGGGTTTTCTGAGCCTGGGAAGGTGATTGACAGGGTCAATACGGCGGATGTTGTAACCCGTCTCAAAGGCACCTAGGCGGTCAGCCCAGAGTTGCTCCAGCTCAGCCAGCTCCTGAGTACTGAAAGTGCGCTGGAGGATGCTGATGCGAAAGACCGTAGGACCATAGGTGGTGATGTCCTGCCGGATATGGGGGTTGTCGGATTGGCCACGAGCCAGATGCGTCTGATGAACCCTGATTCGTCTGTCGACATCAACGCTACCGCCGACGTAGATCCGCCCATTGTCCAAATTCTGGATGGCATAGATGCCAGCTGAGGGAAGCTGGATCATCTCTCGTCAGCATCCCTAATTTCGTCAAAATCACCCAAGCTCAGGCCCAAAACTGGAACCAGCCGCCGTAGGGTTGCGATAGATGGTTCTACAATTCCCGCCTCATAGCGGGAGATCAAAGACTGAAAATCTGTGTCCTTGAAGGCCTGTATGGCTAGCTCCTTCTGTGTCAGGCCTAGCCGATCGCGGG contains:
- a CDS encoding helix-turn-helix domain-containing protein, with translation MNATKRLTTNLSINTSEMNVLFVHSALDDYPLTPEEFRAYAHLARRASSGAAYPSRASIAKACRMHEDTVGVVLKNLLTFKMLEAHERKGKTTLYTLTPASKWVKPQIVEALHAQQAQAGAAKRADRKARKAAAGASLESTDPPETKGGVEEATPPKRRVGYPPETKGHHPPETKGHEGDPLRRSIEGRGVIDVTSNPGEEGSSSASVAEPDTAAHSSSKNLNSTPTPEGLRNSSIFGAALASLVIVPQVEASQPDGTAHAVEQDLLVDSQDFAEPRGGMNEQATSLENVPGGAAGAGAEAVQGARGAGDGAGRAGVDSIRPVNAQELAARPVEPVDGAAYQELKSLVGGKNLVQLTKELTRTGGLSREAWLKLKLGEVQLVRVLAQQEAKATGGNMLTLAVRGLDRLIGAVRVEKRISAAAVNADPQLQPGQRCTVADQVGVLTLGVVQEVNAVRYKIQFDDGNGRNIDRTVAAQLCTLKPSDAPLPVAAPVLAPEGPTLFVPTGTSWRRKAGKGGQIGELVTVRAVLGNKRELSNGVKLFFYEIQRDFEQVQA
- a CDS encoding DUF1064 domain-containing protein, whose translation is MTRFQPGRKATHKFGSVRTERAGVSFDSKVEADYHDVLQLALRAQQLVGVMRQPVFYLPGGTRYVADFLCFWADGRVDTRDVKGVETAEFKVKWREVQAAYPFMTFVSGQAQWQGLEGRGMSTGTNARPVPEIQLKVAIRRAAQEQYRRHVANRLCLAILADNRTPLGEGQLTFTHSTRGRNQAPSKKAGGDIFYTKVEPVQLLYGERTILTSPLSLKVLVKPEAEGSRVTLATLRTWPTPKTPEVLYRYRRDLQSLERKPGLSGDLVHLFEELLKPHRAELLRAMNL
- a CDS encoding helix-turn-helix domain-containing protein, which codes for MSYVSYNRTIYGPDPEKAFRVEAGLVAIVGLEHSLAWPAGLVWPGVQALPTDLREWLAAVETRLTPEAQWAFCAPSTRDIEVAVALIQVQRLQSRGEMIDRMDYLTAWTNPNECSHYTIASLLGTSRETVTKVVARWRSRRSQAAD
- a CDS encoding GIY-YIG nuclease family protein, producing MIQLPSAGIYAIQNLDNGRIYVGGSVDVDRRIRVHQTHLARGQSDNPHIRQDITTYGPTVFRISILQRTFSTQELAELEQLWADRLGAFETGYNIRRIDPVNHLPRLRKPRALQGAK
- a CDS encoding GIY-YIG nuclease family protein — translated: MTGIYPVTPTSRLYVGASDNLRRRQQEHERARQGGNWSNKALRADLKTYGPDAFSFHVLQRTGDLGELRRLEAQWAQQLRAFDPVTGYNTQPIRTPETWDRRRQLQQVQAAAAGGRACLVRAQQHVLIQERAS
- a CDS encoding antitoxin, producing MVTVKVFQSGNSQAVRLPRELRLEVSELQVTRRGDVLILRPVALGTSLVGAFDALAQVGDDFLPEGRQQGSEQEREAF
- the vapC gene encoding type II toxin-antitoxin system tRNA(fMet)-specific endonuclease VapC, with product MSLRYLLDTNICIFIIKNRPAAVRARFQVLKPGELGISAITEAELLHGAYKSQRVEQNLAAVLDFSAQMEIVPFDSQITDTYGQLRAGLEQQGTPIGPLDFQIAATALACGLPLVTNNTREFRRVPGLLLEDWTQV
- a CDS encoding helix-turn-helix domain-containing protein, with translation MPSVAITLKTARDRLGLTQKELAIQAFKDTDFQSLISRYEAGIVEPSIATLRRLVPVLGLSLGDFDEIRDADER